One Spea bombifrons isolate aSpeBom1 chromosome 1, aSpeBom1.2.pri, whole genome shotgun sequence DNA window includes the following coding sequences:
- the NMRK2 gene encoding nicotinamide riboside kinase 2 — MRRIIIGIGGVTNGGKTTLTKRLINTLPNCCVVHQDDFFKPPDQIEVGEDGFKQWDVITSLDMEAMVNTVNAWAENPVKFARSHGVKVSNDQQGEDVIHTLILEGFLLFNHKLLADMCTKRYYLTIPYEECKRRRGGRNYTVPDPPGLFDGHVWPMYLKHRSQMENNGVNVVSIDGLLPKDEVFNQVYTDIQSKILNIS, encoded by the exons ATGCGGCGAATAATCATTGGAATTGGCGG GGTTACAAATGGTGGGAAGACTACACTGACAAAAAGGTTAATTAACACTCTCCCCAATTGCTGTGTCGTCCACCAAGATGACTTTTTCAAG CCACCAGATCAAATAGAAGTTGGTGAAGATGGCTTTAAACAATGGGATG TGATTACGTCGCTAGACATGGAAGCCATGGTGAATACAGTTAATGCATGGGCGGAAAACCCTGTAAAGTTTGCGCGATCCCACGGAGTCAAAGTTTCCAATGATCAGCAAGGAGAAGATGTGATTCATACACTGATTTTAGAGGGATTCTTGCTCTTTAATCACAA GTTACTAGCAGACATGTGCACCAAGAGATACTACTTAACCATTCCTTATGAAGAGTGCAAGCGGAGGCGTGG TGGCCGGAACTATACTGTGCCAGACCCTCCAGGCCTGTTTGATGGTCATGTTTGGCCAATGTATCTTAAACATAGGAGTCAAATGGAAAACAACGGTGTGAATGTAG TCTCTATAGATGGCCTTCTTCCAAAAGATGAAGTCTTCAATCAAGTTTACACTGATATACAGAGCaagattttaaacatttcataa